From a single Paraburkholderia sp. FT54 genomic region:
- a CDS encoding TRAP transporter large permease subunit, which yields MSNHALNPADAGVPLHAASMPRRWLRSFDRGLIALVEVCAAALLAVEIVVMLAGVVCRYVLHQPLVWSDELAGILFLWLAMLGAVLALRRGEHMRMTALVSRLSPQRRAFVDTLAIAASIALLALLIAPAYDYASGEAAIVTPALQISNAWRALALPIGAALMLLVGLIRLAQVSRVRDVLIVLAITAVLAAIAVYAGPWFQTLGKTNLVIFFVGVVAIGIFSGVPIGFSFALATFGYLGLSTFTPLEVVVGRMDEGMSHLVLLAVPLFVFLGLLIEMTGMARAMIEFLASLVGHVHGGLSFVLIGAMYLVSGISGSKVADMAAIAPVLFPEMKKRGASEGDLVALLATTGAQSETIPPSIVLITIGSVTGLSISALFTAGMLPGAVLALILCVVVWWRYRKEDLSGAQRFSRRQIGRLFIVSLPALALPFVIRMAVVEGVATATEVSTIGIAYSMLIGLLVYRRFEWRRLGRMLVDAATLSGAILFIIGCATAMAWALTQSGFSQDLAQLMGSMPGGAYGFLAVSIVVFVMLGSVLEGIPAIVLFGPLLFPIARLAGVHEVHYAIVVILSMGVGLFSPPFGVGYYSACAISKVNPDAGIRPIVGYMGALIVGLILIAAIPWISIGFL from the coding sequence ATGTCGAATCACGCATTGAATCCAGCGGACGCGGGCGTGCCGTTGCACGCGGCGAGCATGCCGCGCCGCTGGCTGAGGAGTTTCGATCGCGGTCTGATTGCGCTCGTCGAGGTCTGCGCGGCGGCGCTGCTCGCGGTGGAAATAGTCGTGATGCTCGCGGGCGTGGTGTGCCGCTATGTGCTGCATCAGCCGCTCGTGTGGTCGGATGAACTGGCCGGGATTCTGTTCCTGTGGCTCGCCATGCTCGGTGCAGTGCTTGCGTTGCGGCGCGGCGAACATATGCGGATGACGGCGCTGGTCAGCCGCCTGTCGCCGCAGCGGCGCGCATTCGTCGATACGCTGGCGATCGCTGCATCGATTGCGTTGCTCGCGCTGCTGATCGCTCCCGCGTACGACTATGCATCCGGCGAAGCCGCGATCGTCACGCCCGCCTTGCAGATCAGCAACGCATGGCGCGCGCTCGCCTTGCCGATCGGCGCGGCGCTCATGCTGCTGGTCGGCCTGATCCGTCTTGCCCAGGTGAGCCGCGTGCGCGACGTCCTGATCGTGCTCGCGATTACCGCTGTGCTGGCCGCGATAGCCGTGTACGCCGGGCCGTGGTTTCAGACGCTCGGCAAAACCAACCTCGTGATCTTTTTCGTCGGCGTGGTGGCGATCGGGATTTTCTCAGGCGTGCCTATCGGCTTTTCGTTTGCGCTCGCCACGTTCGGTTATCTGGGCCTCTCGACCTTTACGCCGCTCGAAGTCGTGGTGGGCCGCATGGACGAAGGCATGTCGCATCTCGTGCTGCTCGCTGTGCCGCTCTTCGTGTTTCTCGGCTTGCTGATCGAGATGACCGGCATGGCGCGCGCGATGATCGAGTTTCTCGCGAGCCTCGTCGGTCATGTGCATGGCGGGCTGTCATTCGTATTGATCGGTGCGATGTATCTGGTGTCGGGCATCTCCGGTTCGAAAGTGGCGGACATGGCGGCCATCGCGCCGGTGCTGTTTCCCGAGATGAAAAAACGCGGCGCGTCCGAAGGCGATCTGGTCGCGCTGCTCGCCACGACCGGCGCGCAAAGCGAAACCATTCCGCCGAGCATCGTGCTGATCACGATCGGTTCGGTAACGGGCCTGTCGATCTCCGCGCTTTTCACCGCGGGCATGCTGCCAGGCGCGGTGCTCGCGCTGATCCTGTGCGTGGTGGTGTGGTGGCGCTATCGCAAGGAAGATCTGAGCGGCGCGCAGCGTTTCAGCAGGCGGCAGATCGGGCGTCTGTTCATCGTGTCGCTGCCGGCGCTGGCGCTGCCGTTCGTGATCCGCATGGCGGTGGTCGAAGGCGTGGCGACGGCGACGGAGGTGTCGACCATCGGCATTGCCTACTCGATGTTGATCGGCCTGCTGGTGTATCGCCGCTTCGAATGGCGGCGGCTCGGCCGCATGCTGGTGGATGCAGCGACGCTGTCCGGCGCGATTCTTTTCATCATCGGCTGCGCCACGGCAATGGCCTGGGCGCTCACGCAATCCGGCTTTTCGCAGGACCTCGCGCAACTCATGGGCTCGATGCCCGGCGGCGCTTACGGTTTCCTCGCGGTGTCGATTGTCGTGTTCGTGATGCTCGGCAGCGTGCTCGAAGGGATTCCCGCCATTGTGCTGTTCGGGCCGCTGCTGTTTCCCATCGCGCGGCTCGCCGGCGTGCATGAAGTGCATTACGCGATCGTCGTGATTCTTTCGATGGGCGTGGGCCTCTTCTCGCCGCCGTTCGGTGTCGGCTACTACTCCGCGTGTGCGATCAGCAAGGTCAATCCCGACGCGGGCATTCGTCCGATCGTCGGCTATATGGGCGCATTGATCGTCGGCCTGATTCTGATCGCGGCGATTCCCTGGATTTCGATCGGATTTCTCTAA
- a CDS encoding VOC family protein: protein MSRFFGEIRQAGYVVRDIEAAMDYWSRALGVGPWFYNERVPIENYTYRGQSYEVHNSVALANSGPLQVELIQTRNDAPSMYRDFLAAGHTGLQHNAYWTTSFDADLARLQEQGFKVAMSGEVGRNGRFVYFDTENHPGTVIELSEIAGPKGKLFDMIYAASRDWDGREPVRRFPDLGTL from the coding sequence ATGAGTCGTTTCTTTGGCGAAATCCGGCAGGCAGGCTACGTGGTCCGGGACATCGAGGCCGCGATGGACTACTGGAGCCGCGCGCTCGGCGTGGGTCCGTGGTTCTACAACGAACGCGTGCCGATCGAAAACTACACGTACCGCGGGCAATCGTATGAGGTGCACAACTCTGTGGCGCTGGCGAACTCGGGACCGTTGCAGGTCGAACTGATCCAGACACGCAACGACGCGCCGTCGATGTATCGCGACTTTCTCGCCGCGGGCCATACCGGCTTGCAGCACAACGCGTACTGGACTACTTCGTTCGACGCGGATCTCGCGCGCCTGCAGGAGCAGGGCTTCAAGGTCGCGATGAGCGGCGAGGTGGGGCGCAACGGGCGCTTCGTCTACTTCGATACGGAGAACCATCCCGGTACGGTGATCGAGTTGTCCGAGATCGCCGGGCCGAAAGGCAAGCTCTTCGACATGATCTACGCGGCGTCGCGCGACTGGGACGGCCGCGAGCCGGTGCGCCGCTTTCCCGATCTGGGCACGCTATGA
- a CDS encoding ribulose-bisphosphate carboxylase large subunit family protein, giving the protein MSEKLQPRAVDQDTLEADYLIETPLDPARVADVMAGEQSSGTFVRVANESDALRARSRASVLRVEELEAVARPSLPNAWLERQGTPGPWRRARITLSFPLANIDANLPTLAATVAGNLYDLGEVTGMRLLSLRLPASYRARFELPRHGVAGTRALTDVKDRPMIGTIIKPNVGLSAAETATLVRELCEAGVDFIKDDEVCANPAHAPLAERVRAVMAEVRRYRERSGRFVMVAFNITDDLDAMRRHAELVEREGGNCVMASINWCGFSAIQTLRRATPLVLHAHRNGYGMMSRDPALGMSFQAYQTLWRLSGVDHMHVHGLAGKFAQSDAEVIESARDCATPLAAGCDDTVLPAFSSGQWAGTVQATFDAVRSTDLLFMSGGGILAHPDGPAAGVTSVRQAWAAVQAGTPLSVYAEHMPELRRALAFFGSRA; this is encoded by the coding sequence ATGAGCGAGAAGCTGCAACCACGCGCAGTCGACCAAGATACGCTCGAGGCGGACTATCTGATCGAAACGCCGCTCGATCCCGCGCGCGTCGCCGACGTCATGGCCGGCGAGCAGTCGAGCGGGACTTTCGTGCGGGTCGCCAACGAATCCGATGCGCTGCGCGCGCGCAGCCGCGCGAGCGTGCTGCGCGTCGAAGAACTGGAGGCGGTGGCGCGGCCCAGCTTGCCGAATGCATGGCTCGAGCGTCAAGGCACGCCGGGCCCGTGGCGGCGCGCGCGCATCACGCTGTCGTTTCCGCTCGCCAATATCGACGCGAATCTGCCTACGCTGGCCGCGACCGTCGCCGGCAATCTGTACGATCTCGGCGAAGTGACCGGCATGCGGCTGCTGTCGTTGCGCTTGCCGGCGTCGTACCGTGCGCGCTTCGAGTTACCGCGTCATGGCGTGGCCGGCACGCGCGCGCTGACGGACGTGAAGGACCGCCCGATGATCGGCACCATCATCAAGCCGAACGTTGGCCTGAGCGCGGCGGAAACGGCGACGCTGGTGCGTGAGCTGTGCGAAGCGGGCGTCGATTTCATCAAGGACGACGAGGTGTGCGCGAATCCGGCCCACGCGCCGCTGGCCGAACGCGTGCGGGCGGTGATGGCCGAAGTGCGTCGCTACCGTGAACGCAGTGGGCGTTTTGTGATGGTCGCGTTCAACATTACCGACGACCTCGACGCCATGCGGCGTCACGCGGAACTGGTCGAACGCGAGGGCGGCAACTGCGTGATGGCCAGCATCAACTGGTGCGGCTTTTCCGCGATCCAGACGCTGCGCCGCGCGACGCCGCTCGTGCTTCACGCGCATCGCAACGGCTACGGCATGATGTCGCGCGATCCGGCGCTGGGCATGTCGTTTCAGGCGTATCAGACGCTCTGGCGTTTGAGCGGTGTCGACCATATGCACGTGCATGGCCTCGCCGGAAAATTCGCCCAGAGCGACGCCGAAGTGATCGAGTCGGCGCGTGATTGCGCGACACCGCTTGCCGCCGGTTGCGACGATACGGTGCTGCCGGCGTTTTCGTCGGGGCAATGGGCCGGCACCGTGCAAGCGACATTCGATGCCGTGCGTTCCACCGACCTGCTGTTCATGTCGGGCGGCGGCATTCTCGCGCATCCGGACGGCCCCGCGGCAGGCGTCACGAGCGTGCGCCAGGCGTGGGCGGCGGTGCAGGCGGGCACGCCGCTGTCGGTGTATGCCGAGCACATGCCGGAGTTGCGGCGTGCTTTGGCGTTTTTCGGCAGCCGCGCGTGA
- a CDS encoding four-carbon acid sugar kinase family protein, giving the protein MSDEANGNRPAYAFYGDDFTGATDTLAHLARAGLRTMLFFAPPDAARLSMLDKLDAIGVAGAARTMPPAAQAQELERVGAAFAALGVRVMHYKVCSTFDSAPETGSIGVAIRTLREYCANELVAVVGGQPNLRRYCVFGELFAAAGADDNAQSIYRIDRHPTMSRHPVTPMNEADLRVHLQRQGVKNVQSIDWRCYARGDVELHAQVQRRLDSQPDAVLFDVLDDSHLQAIGRVIARHAAASAPLLAVGASSVAQAYALMRANRAEPAAEEARTTPMLVRARGPVFVLAGSLSPLTEVQIGAAQSYLRVELDPLKMTGDAASDYLAERVAAIAAPLRDGRNVLAFTTRRASREGGALPQLAHACASLLQQVLGAVRLQRIGIAGGDTSSIAVRALGAWGLSYLAPLSAGVTVCRLHADCAELDGMEIMLKGGQMGDADLFEQLLEGNG; this is encoded by the coding sequence ATGAGCGACGAAGCAAACGGCAACCGTCCCGCCTACGCCTTCTACGGCGACGACTTCACCGGCGCGACCGACACATTGGCCCATCTCGCCCGTGCGGGTCTGCGCACCATGCTGTTTTTCGCACCACCGGACGCCGCGCGTCTTTCGATGCTCGACAAGCTCGACGCGATTGGCGTGGCGGGCGCCGCGCGGACCATGCCACCTGCTGCGCAGGCGCAGGAACTCGAGCGCGTCGGTGCCGCCTTTGCCGCGTTAGGCGTGCGGGTGATGCACTACAAAGTGTGTTCGACATTCGATAGCGCGCCGGAGACTGGCAGCATCGGCGTGGCGATTCGCACGTTGCGCGAGTACTGCGCGAACGAACTCGTCGCGGTGGTCGGCGGGCAGCCGAATTTGCGGCGCTATTGCGTGTTCGGTGAACTGTTCGCGGCAGCCGGCGCGGACGATAACGCGCAGTCGATCTATCGCATCGACCGTCATCCGACGATGAGCCGCCATCCCGTCACGCCGATGAACGAAGCGGACTTGCGCGTGCATCTTCAGCGCCAGGGTGTGAAGAATGTGCAATCGATCGACTGGCGCTGCTACGCACGCGGCGACGTCGAACTTCATGCGCAGGTGCAACGCCGGCTCGATTCGCAACCCGACGCCGTGCTGTTCGACGTGCTCGACGATTCGCATCTGCAAGCGATTGGCCGCGTGATCGCGCGTCATGCCGCGGCGTCGGCGCCGTTGCTCGCGGTCGGTGCGAGCAGCGTCGCGCAGGCTTATGCTTTGATGCGCGCGAACCGCGCCGAACCCGCGGCTGAGGAAGCCCGAACCACGCCGATGCTGGTTCGCGCCCGCGGCCCCGTATTCGTTCTGGCGGGTAGTCTCTCGCCATTGACCGAGGTGCAGATCGGCGCCGCGCAGTCCTATCTGCGTGTGGAACTGGACCCGTTGAAAATGACCGGCGACGCAGCCTCCGACTATCTGGCGGAACGCGTGGCGGCGATAGCCGCACCCTTACGCGACGGACGCAACGTACTCGCTTTCACGACGCGCCGTGCATCGCGCGAGGGCGGCGCGCTACCGCAACTCGCGCACGCCTGTGCGTCACTGTTGCAACAGGTACTCGGCGCCGTGCGCTTGCAACGCATCGGCATTGCGGGCGGCGACACGTCGAGTATTGCCGTGCGCGCGCTCGGCGCGTGGGGGCTGTCGTATCTCGCGCCGTTATCGGCGGGCGTCACCGTGTGCCGTCTCCATGCCGATTGCGCGGAACTCGACGGCATGGAGATCATGCTCAAAGGCGGCCAAATGGGCGATGCGGATCTGTTCGAGCAACTGCTCGAAGGCAACGGCTAG
- a CDS encoding SDR family oxidoreductase: MEKLLANQVALVTGASSGIGSGVAKALAEAGAAVVVNYHSHAEEAEQLAGEIEQAGGAAFAVQADVSDPVQVEKMFAASRGRFESVDIVVANSGLQKDRAFADMTLDDWQQVLATNLTGQFLTAQAAVKEFRRRGPRGTSKALGKIICMSSVHEVIPWAGHVNYAASKGGIQMFMKSLAQEVAPERIRVNSIAPGAIRTPINKDAWDTEAALQKLLKLIPYGRVGEADDIGKAAVWLASDESDYVVGTTLFVDGGMTLYPGFADNG, translated from the coding sequence ATGGAAAAGTTACTCGCGAACCAGGTCGCTCTGGTCACGGGCGCCAGTTCGGGCATTGGTTCTGGCGTCGCCAAAGCGCTCGCGGAAGCGGGCGCGGCCGTCGTGGTGAACTATCACTCGCACGCCGAAGAGGCTGAGCAACTCGCGGGCGAGATTGAGCAAGCAGGCGGCGCCGCATTCGCGGTTCAGGCCGACGTCTCCGATCCCGTGCAGGTCGAGAAAATGTTCGCGGCAAGCCGCGGGCGTTTCGAGAGCGTCGATATCGTGGTCGCGAACTCGGGCTTGCAGAAAGACCGTGCGTTCGCCGACATGACGCTGGACGATTGGCAACAGGTACTGGCGACCAATCTCACCGGCCAGTTTCTGACTGCACAGGCGGCCGTGAAAGAGTTTCGACGACGCGGACCAAGGGGCACGTCGAAAGCGCTCGGCAAGATCATCTGCATGAGCTCGGTCCACGAAGTCATTCCGTGGGCCGGGCACGTCAATTACGCGGCGTCAAAAGGCGGCATTCAGATGTTCATGAAATCGCTCGCTCAGGAGGTCGCGCCCGAACGCATCCGCGTCAACTCCATCGCGCCGGGCGCGATTCGCACGCCGATCAACAAGGACGCATGGGACACCGAGGCCGCGCTGCAGAAACTATTGAAGCTGATTCCCTACGGCCGCGTGGGCGAAGCAGACGACATCGGCAAGGCCGCCGTCTGGCTCGCCTCGGACGAAAGCGACTACGTGGTCGGCACGACGTTGTTCGTCGATGGCGGCATGACGCTCTATCCCGGTTTCGCCGACAACGGCTAG
- a CDS encoding DUF3309 family protein: protein MLGTILLVVLILLLIGALPSWPHSRSWGYGPTGGIGLIVIVVIVLLVVGVI from the coding sequence ATGTTGGGAACTATTCTTCTAGTTGTGTTGATTCTTCTGCTAATCGGCGCGCTCCCGTCGTGGCCGCACAGCCGTTCGTGGGGCTACGGTCCTACCGGCGGGATCGGCCTCATCGTGATCGTGGTGATCGTGCTGCTGGTCGTCGGCGTCATATAG
- a CDS encoding YbfB/YjiJ family MFS transporter — translation MPAAPITSNSPVSLDARALFATLAGLCGSLVAIGLARFAYTPLIPSLIQAHWFTSSQAVTLGAANFAGYLVGALLGRPLAAALSNRSALRMLMAVVTAAFFACAYPLSVSWFFAWRLLSGISGGAIMVLVATSILPHIPAPRRGFVSGMIFLGLGLGIAASGTLIPKLLHHGLQTTWTGLGVVALVLTALSWFGWPSSNPPAPAVPSGAHHRVRPQGLRLRVLYAQYAANALGLVPAMVLLVDYVARGLGRGAAIGADYWVLYGLAAIAGPVICGNVADRIGFGKAYRVGLLLQAAAVAMLAFSGNPLVLAASTVILGIFTPGIVPLVLGRIHELVPHDHTEQRAAWSRATTAFALFQALGGYGYSYLFSHTHNDYALIFACGAVALSFAFVADLLASRIGIARHAAV, via the coding sequence ATGCCCGCTGCACCGATAACGTCCAATAGTCCAGTCTCACTCGATGCCCGCGCGCTCTTCGCCACGCTCGCGGGACTGTGCGGCAGTCTCGTCGCCATCGGCCTCGCCCGCTTCGCCTACACGCCGTTGATTCCCTCGCTGATCCAGGCACACTGGTTCACGTCGTCGCAAGCCGTGACACTTGGCGCGGCGAACTTCGCCGGCTATCTGGTGGGCGCGTTGCTCGGCCGTCCGCTCGCAGCGGCGCTGTCGAACCGCAGCGCGTTGCGCATGCTGATGGCGGTGGTGACGGCCGCCTTCTTCGCCTGCGCGTATCCGCTTTCGGTGAGCTGGTTTTTCGCGTGGCGTTTGTTGTCGGGCATTTCCGGCGGCGCGATCATGGTGCTGGTAGCGACGTCGATTCTTCCGCATATTCCGGCGCCGCGCCGTGGTTTCGTGAGCGGCATGATTTTTCTTGGACTGGGTCTCGGTATCGCGGCATCCGGCACCTTGATTCCGAAGCTGCTTCACCATGGCTTGCAAACCACGTGGACCGGTCTCGGCGTGGTGGCGCTGGTGCTGACCGCGCTGAGCTGGTTCGGCTGGCCGTCGAGCAATCCGCCCGCGCCGGCCGTGCCGTCCGGCGCACATCATAGGGTGCGCCCTCAAGGCTTGAGGCTGCGCGTGCTGTATGCGCAATACGCGGCAAATGCGCTTGGCCTCGTACCGGCGATGGTGCTGCTCGTCGACTATGTCGCTCGCGGCCTGGGGCGCGGCGCCGCGATCGGCGCGGACTACTGGGTGCTGTACGGCCTCGCTGCGATCGCCGGGCCGGTGATCTGCGGCAACGTGGCCGATCGCATCGGCTTCGGCAAGGCGTATCGCGTCGGACTGCTTCTGCAAGCGGCCGCTGTCGCCATGCTCGCGTTTTCGGGCAACCCGCTGGTGCTGGCTGCCTCGACGGTGATTCTCGGTATCTTCACGCCGGGCATCGTGCCGCTCGTGCTCGGCCGCATTCATGAACTCGTGCCGCACGATCACACCGAACAGCGGGCCGCATGGAGTCGTGCGACGACAGCCTTCGCGCTCTTCCAGGCGCTCGGCGGCTATGGGTACTCGTACCTTTTCTCGCATACGCATAACGACTATGCGTTGATTTTCGCTTGCGGAGCGGTGGCGCTCAGTTTCGCCTTCGTCGCGGATCTGCTTGCGTCGCGTATCGGCATCGCCCGCCACGCCGCTGTCTAG
- a CDS encoding TetR/AcrR family transcriptional regulator, protein MARPRQFSEHEVLEAASAAFWTKGYEATSTRDLVKSTGLTQPSLYNAFGDKRTLYLRALEHYLEHTLRERIRRLERTVSPALGITMFFHEILERTLADPAQRGCMLVNSALETTSEDEAFREIVAMEFAEIRAFFYRRMVAASESGEITTVVSADDAATHLLATLIGVRVLARVNPQQALLIGAIAPVLLLLGLPALPAPDNDV, encoded by the coding sequence ATGGCAAGACCCCGCCAATTCAGTGAACACGAGGTGCTGGAAGCCGCCAGCGCGGCCTTCTGGACGAAGGGCTACGAGGCGACCTCCACGCGCGACCTGGTCAAATCGACCGGCCTGACGCAACCGAGCCTCTACAACGCGTTCGGCGACAAGCGCACGCTGTATCTGCGCGCGCTCGAGCATTATCTCGAACACACTTTGCGCGAACGGATCAGGCGATTGGAACGGACCGTATCGCCGGCACTGGGCATCACGATGTTCTTCCACGAGATCCTGGAGCGAACGCTCGCCGATCCCGCGCAACGCGGTTGCATGCTCGTCAACTCGGCGCTGGAAACCACATCGGAGGACGAAGCATTCCGTGAAATCGTTGCCATGGAGTTCGCCGAAATACGCGCGTTTTTTTACCGCCGCATGGTGGCGGCCAGCGAGAGCGGCGAAATCACCACCGTCGTTTCCGCCGATGACGCCGCCACTCACCTGCTGGCCACGCTAATCGGCGTCCGTGTTCTGGCGCGCGTCAACCCGCAACAGGCGCTGCTCATCGGCGCGATTGCACCGGTTTTGCTGCTGCTCGGTTTGCCTGCCCTACCGGCGCCAGACAACGACGTCTGA
- a CDS encoding MFS transporter, with the protein MSAGLAAPLPGGQLLPFRESLLAMLGIAFVAMLVALDQTIVGTALPRIVADLKGFDLYAWVATSYMLASVITIPIFGRLGDLYGRKRFLIAAILLFTGASVLCGFAGSMLLLVISRGLQGIGGGILIGTVFATVADLFPNPKLRLRWLVFVTSAFGVSNMIGPTLGGLLTQYGGWRLVFFVNVPVGLVSLLFVQRFLPPLLHLRHKGPVRLDWLGAFVVAVTFGSFQVLIELIPRRGFDATTIALTVVATTCGLILWLWERRIGYPIVPVDMLMDRKLSALFAMSVLGGFALFSLVFYVPLLFQGGYAMSAHDSGMLITPLLLGTTVGSVLNNRIVTRVRRANGIMYAGFALSALACLSVVVLRGTEPHLVWASCMGISGLGLGLVATSLTVCSQQIVARDHVGAATALLQSLRTFGGMLGTVMTGALLGHLYSRGVHRSLDSYQATQWFKSFASPELLVDRAEQAALINRLVSTGHAGDAMMTSAREALVQSIHIGILVAGAAALIGLCLAWFVPPVRISYPEPELTPNGQPPADALPPHNAL; encoded by the coding sequence ATGAGCGCCGGGCTCGCCGCGCCGCTTCCGGGCGGACAACTGCTGCCGTTTCGCGAATCGCTGCTTGCGATGCTCGGCATCGCGTTCGTCGCGATGCTGGTGGCGCTGGATCAGACCATTGTCGGCACCGCGCTGCCGCGCATCGTCGCCGATCTGAAGGGCTTCGATCTGTACGCGTGGGTCGCGACGTCGTACATGCTCGCCTCCGTCATCACGATTCCGATCTTCGGGCGGCTGGGCGACCTGTACGGCCGCAAGCGATTTCTGATCGCCGCCATCCTGTTGTTCACCGGCGCTTCTGTGTTGTGCGGATTCGCCGGCAGCATGTTATTGCTGGTGATTTCGCGCGGCTTGCAGGGGATCGGCGGCGGCATTCTGATCGGCACGGTATTCGCCACCGTCGCCGATCTGTTCCCCAATCCGAAACTGCGGCTGCGCTGGCTGGTGTTTGTCACCTCCGCCTTCGGCGTGTCCAACATGATCGGGCCGACACTCGGCGGATTGTTGACGCAGTATGGCGGCTGGCGGCTGGTGTTTTTCGTCAACGTGCCGGTCGGACTCGTATCGCTGCTGTTCGTGCAGCGCTTTCTGCCGCCGCTGCTTCACCTGCGGCACAAGGGCCCTGTGCGGCTCGACTGGCTCGGCGCGTTTGTGGTGGCGGTCACGTTCGGCTCATTCCAGGTGCTGATCGAGCTGATTCCGCGGCGCGGCTTTGACGCCACGACCATCGCGCTGACCGTCGTAGCGACGACTTGCGGGCTGATTCTCTGGCTATGGGAGCGGCGCATCGGCTATCCGATCGTGCCGGTGGACATGCTCATGGACCGCAAGCTCTCCGCGCTCTTCGCGATGTCGGTGCTCGGCGGCTTCGCGCTCTTTTCGCTGGTGTTTTATGTGCCGCTGCTGTTTCAGGGCGGCTACGCGATGTCCGCGCATGATTCGGGCATGCTGATCACCCCGCTGCTGCTCGGCACGACGGTGGGCAGCGTGCTCAACAATCGTATCGTCACACGGGTGCGCCGCGCGAACGGCATCATGTACGCCGGCTTTGCCCTGTCCGCGCTCGCCTGTCTGAGCGTGGTCGTATTGCGGGGCACGGAACCGCATCTGGTGTGGGCGTCGTGCATGGGCATCAGCGGACTCGGCCTTGGTCTGGTGGCGACCAGCCTGACCGTCTGTTCGCAGCAGATCGTCGCGCGGGACCATGTCGGCGCGGCCACCGCGCTGCTCCAATCGCTGAGGACCTTCGGCGGCATGCTCGGCACGGTGATGACCGGCGCGTTGCTCGGCCATCTCTACTCGCGCGGGGTGCATCGCTCGCTCGATTCCTATCAGGCGACGCAGTGGTTCAAATCCTTCGCCAGCCCTGAACTGCTGGTGGATCGCGCGGAACAGGCCGCGCTGATCAATCGTCTGGTGAGCACCGGCCACGCCGGGGACGCCATGATGACATCCGCGCGCGAAGCGCTGGTGCAGTCGATTCACATCGGCATTCTGGTGGCTGGCGCGGCCGCGCTGATCGGCCTGTGCCTCGCCTGGTTCGTGCCCCCCGTGCGGATCAGCTATCCGGAACCCGAACTCACGCCAAACGGGCAGCCGCCCGCAGACGCTCTCCCGCCGCACAACGCGCTGTAA
- a CDS encoding DUF3303 domain-containing protein has product MKFIVLWNGLPTAESSVIERFMKTGGRVPDGVKLLGRWHAIGGLHGVAIVESEDTGAMAALALQWGDLLTMNISPALTDEELGGALGKYAAAGNK; this is encoded by the coding sequence ATGAAATTTATCGTCCTATGGAACGGTTTACCGACCGCAGAGAGTTCCGTCATCGAACGTTTCATGAAGACCGGCGGCCGGGTGCCAGACGGAGTCAAATTGCTGGGACGCTGGCACGCTATCGGCGGCTTGCACGGCGTGGCGATCGTCGAGTCCGAGGACACAGGCGCGATGGCGGCGCTGGCGCTCCAGTGGGGCGACCTGCTCACGATGAACATCTCCCCCGCCTTGACCGACGAAGAACTCGGCGGCGCCCTCGGCAAATATGCCGCAGCGGGTAACAAGTAA